From the Verrucomicrobiia bacterium genome, one window contains:
- a CDS encoding histidine phosphatase family protein: MTTFFLIRHGANDFVGKSLVGRRAGVHLNEAGKAEAERLADGLAASQINLVFSSPMERCRETAEPIARRLGLQVQVLEELNEIQFGDWTGLELEGLTGSDLWRQWNTFRTGVRIPNGETIHEIQARMVRAIDMLRRKFAEQRIALVSHGDPLRSVLCFYLGMPLDFIPRLEVSPASISALEIDDWSVKVTALNAPPGSPLAAC; the protein is encoded by the coding sequence TCGCTGGTGGGCAGGCGCGCCGGGGTTCACTTGAACGAAGCAGGAAAGGCCGAGGCAGAACGCCTTGCGGACGGCCTCGCCGCTTCTCAAATCAACCTCGTCTTCAGCAGCCCAATGGAGCGTTGCAGGGAAACTGCCGAGCCGATTGCGCGGCGGTTGGGACTGCAGGTTCAGGTGCTCGAGGAATTAAATGAGATCCAATTTGGCGATTGGACCGGGCTGGAACTCGAGGGTCTCACGGGTTCTGACTTGTGGAGGCAATGGAACACATTCCGCACCGGCGTTCGCATTCCCAACGGCGAAACAATTCATGAGATTCAGGCGCGCATGGTGCGCGCAATCGACATGCTGCGGCGAAAGTTTGCCGAACAGCGGATCGCGCTTGTGAGCCACGGAGATCCACTTCGGTCCGTACTTTGTTTTTACCTGGGGATGCCGCTGGATTTCATTCCGCGGCTGGAAGTGAGTCCCGCCTCGATCAGTGCCCTGGAGATTGATGACTGGTCGGTGAAGGTAACGGCACTGAATGCACCGCCCGGCTCGCCGCTGGCAGCGTGTTGA